One window of Candidatus Leptovillus gracilis genomic DNA carries:
- a CDS encoding TIGR01777 family protein gives MRIIITGGTGLIGGALAQSLAKDGHEVIVLSRNPGGHSLPTGVRAAKWDGKTAVSWGHLADGADAIVNLAGENLAGSGLLPSRWTAERKQRILQSRLDAGKAVVEAITAAAHKPKVVIQSSGVDYYGALTDQIVTEASPPGRDGFLANVTIDWEASTTAVSAQGVRQVVIRSGVVFSAEGGPFQTLVLPFKFFAGGPLGSGRQWMSWIHLEDEVRAIRFLLERDTAVGAYNLCAPQPLTYREMAKVVGRVMKRPSFVPAPAFALRLLLGEVADVVLNGRRALPQRLQEAGFTFCYPEAQTAVQNLLRN, from the coding sequence ATGCGTATCATTATTACCGGGGGGACCGGCCTGATTGGCGGCGCGCTGGCGCAAAGTCTGGCCAAAGATGGTCACGAAGTGATTGTCTTAAGCCGCAATCCAGGCGGCCACAGCCTGCCAACTGGGGTGCGGGCGGCAAAATGGGATGGCAAAACGGCCGTCTCCTGGGGCCACCTCGCCGACGGCGCCGACGCCATCGTCAACCTGGCCGGTGAAAACCTGGCCGGCAGCGGTCTGCTGCCCTCTCGTTGGACGGCCGAACGCAAGCAGCGCATCCTGCAAAGCCGCCTGGACGCCGGCAAAGCGGTGGTCGAAGCCATCACCGCCGCCGCCCATAAACCGAAGGTGGTCATCCAATCATCGGGCGTAGATTATTACGGCGCGCTGACCGACCAGATCGTCACAGAAGCGTCGCCGCCAGGCAGAGATGGTTTTCTGGCAAATGTGACGATTGATTGGGAAGCCTCTACCACCGCCGTCTCCGCGCAGGGTGTGCGCCAGGTGGTCATTCGCAGCGGTGTGGTCTTTAGCGCCGAAGGTGGGCCGTTTCAGACGCTCGTTTTGCCCTTTAAGTTCTTTGCCGGTGGGCCGTTGGGCAGCGGCCGTCAATGGATGTCCTGGATTCACCTGGAAGACGAAGTGCGGGCAATTCGCTTTTTGCTGGAACGGGACACGGCCGTTGGCGCTTATAACCTGTGCGCTCCCCAACCACTCACATACCGAGAGATGGCCAAAGTGGTGGGCCGGGTGATGAAACGGCCGTCCTTCGTGCCTGCCCCTGCTTTTGCCCTGCGCCTGCTTCTGGGCGAAGTGGCCGACGTGGTGCTAAACGGCCGTCGCGCCCTGCCCCAACGCCTGCAAGAAGCCGGTTTCACCTTCTGCTACCCAGAGGCGCAAACGGCCGTACAAAACCTGCTCCGGAATTAA
- a CDS encoding GNAT family N-acetyltransferase has product MNESFGPATIAAARQFVRWRYAPPYDIYNMVTDPDDANLVEAAANYFLDPAIGCHALTDEWGRVLAFCTFGEDAQVPGGDYGRIALDIGFGMRPDLTGQGLGREFVTAVIHFAQQTFQPDVLRVTIAAFNRRALRVWTQQGFAPVQEFEGMIAGKRPFIILEKSESGGTMQVEFLGSGGAFTTPRAGCFCPICEQARAKGVPYSRSGPAILVHGPDILIDTSEQINEQLNRARIGHIPACIYSHWHPDHTAGRRIWEMNIDWRHWPRHNRPTDIYLPPQVAADFATQLGLRENFAYMQQMGAVRVHHLTEGEPVHLNGWQITPFPVAEAYVYAFLFEGDGRRVLICPDELFGWQPPTFTQGVDLAVVPMGIVEFNVWTGERIIPADHPVLQSEATFRQTLDMLRQIQPRQAIMTHIEEPDGLGYDDLLRLEAQLQTQGYPLRFAYDTMQVKIED; this is encoded by the coding sequence TTGAACGAATCCTTTGGTCCGGCCACAATTGCCGCCGCCCGCCAATTTGTGCGTTGGCGCTATGCGCCACCCTATGACATCTATAACATGGTGACCGACCCAGACGATGCCAACCTGGTGGAAGCGGCGGCCAATTACTTTCTGGACCCGGCCATCGGCTGCCATGCCCTGACCGATGAGTGGGGCAGGGTGCTGGCATTTTGCACCTTTGGCGAGGATGCGCAGGTTCCTGGCGGCGATTACGGCCGTATCGCCCTGGACATTGGCTTTGGTATGCGGCCAGACCTGACGGGGCAGGGATTGGGTCGGGAGTTTGTGACGGCCGTCATCCATTTCGCGCAGCAAACTTTCCAGCCAGACGTGCTGCGCGTCACTATCGCCGCGTTTAATCGGCGGGCGCTGCGCGTCTGGACGCAGCAAGGATTTGCGCCAGTACAAGAATTTGAGGGGATGATCGCAGGGAAACGGCCGTTCATCATCCTGGAAAAGAGCGAGAGCGGAGGAACTATGCAGGTTGAATTTTTAGGCAGCGGCGGAGCCTTTACCACCCCCCGCGCCGGATGCTTTTGCCCCATATGCGAGCAAGCCCGCGCCAAAGGCGTGCCCTACAGCCGCTCTGGTCCGGCCATCCTCGTCCACGGCCCAGATATTCTTATAGACACCTCCGAGCAAATTAACGAGCAGTTGAACCGGGCGCGCATAGGCCACATCCCGGCTTGCATCTACTCCCACTGGCACCCAGACCATACCGCCGGCCGCCGCATCTGGGAGATGAACATAGATTGGCGGCATTGGCCGCGCCACAACCGCCCCACCGATATTTATCTGCCGCCGCAGGTGGCCGCCGATTTCGCCACCCAACTCGGCCTGCGCGAAAACTTCGCCTACATGCAGCAGATGGGGGCCGTTCGGGTCCACCACTTGACCGAAGGGGAACCAGTTCATCTGAACGGCTGGCAAATCACCCCCTTCCCGGTGGCCGAGGCGTATGTATATGCGTTTTTGTTTGAAGGTGACGGCCGTCGCGTCCTCATTTGCCCGGATGAACTGTTCGGTTGGCAGCCGCCCACCTTTACGCAGGGCGTAGACCTGGCGGTCGTGCCCATGGGCATTGTGGAATTTAACGTTTGGACCGGCGAGCGCATCATCCCCGCCGACCATCCGGTGCTGCAAAGCGAGGCCACCTTCCGCCAAACGTTGGACATGCTGCGTCAGATTCAGCCGCGGCAGGCCATCATGACCCACATCGAAGAGCCAGACGGCCTGGGCTACGACGATTTGCTGCGCCTGGAAGCCCAATTGCAGACCCAGGGCTATCCGCTGCGCTTCGCCTACGATACAATGCAGGTGAAGATTGAAGATTAG
- the lon gene encoding endopeptidase La, producing MTERAKNKTKSIPVVPLRGGAVFPGITTTISIGRRNSLAAAQTAVDQGGDLLILVQHDAELENPNDKDLAPIGVLATVRDVLRAPHIGVQMLVELHRRVRFHHLEATEPYLVGAYSEITDQRDTDDPLLVNKAIAYLEQYAEALGEANQQVMSVTRNKATAGDLSDYIAGLINLPFETELQLLLTLDGGERLLIVTEYLEQELRITEIRKKIQQDARASTDKAQREYVLREQMRAIRKELGEEGEDLVEQLRQKIEAAEMPPNVAERAHKELQRLEYQGQQSAEASVIRTYLEWLVELPWNKTTEDNLDIRHVRAVLDADHYGLDDVKERIVEYVAVRKLAGTNMRGAILNLNGPPGVGKTSIATSVARAMGREMIRISLGGVRDEAEIRGHRRTYIGALPGRIIRALRDAGTRNPVIVLDEIDKVGADWRGDPSSALLEVLDPEQNHSFSDHYLEVPFDLSQTIFITTSNQLGTIPAPLLDRMETITMPGYIEDEKIAIAQGYLLKKQLVGHGLHDVDITIEDAALQKMLRHHTREAGVRQLERLIGSVVRKLAVKIAGGETGPFVVTAVTIADFLGPDKFHYGMAEEQDEIGVVTGLAVNAFGGDTLSIEVSLSEGSGRITMTGSLGDVMRESAQAALTYARANARGLGLEPAIFDQVNLHIHVPEGAVPKDGPSAGIGMATAIISAFTRRPVRRDIAMTGEVTLRGKVLAIGGLKEKVIAAHRAGIHTVLLPKDNAKDIPDLPERVRQDLTLIPVGHLDQVLPIALLESNGPPFSVETKAAAWICPRRRSMAATRNGPSTPPTNRVRA from the coding sequence ATGACCGAACGAGCGAAAAATAAAACAAAATCAATACCGGTCGTCCCGCTAAGAGGCGGCGCGGTATTCCCGGGTATCACCACCACCATTTCGATTGGTCGGCGGAATTCGTTGGCGGCAGCGCAAACGGCCGTAGACCAGGGCGGCGACCTCCTCATCCTCGTCCAGCACGACGCTGAACTGGAAAACCCCAACGACAAAGACCTGGCCCCCATCGGCGTGCTGGCAACCGTGCGCGACGTACTGCGCGCGCCCCACATCGGCGTGCAAATGCTCGTCGAACTGCACCGGCGCGTGCGCTTCCATCACCTGGAAGCCACCGAACCTTACCTGGTCGGCGCCTACAGCGAAATAACCGACCAACGCGACACCGATGACCCTCTTCTGGTCAACAAAGCCATCGCCTATCTGGAGCAATATGCCGAAGCCCTGGGTGAAGCCAACCAGCAGGTGATGAGCGTCACCCGCAACAAAGCAACCGCCGGTGACCTGTCCGATTACATCGCCGGACTCATCAACCTGCCCTTTGAAACAGAACTCCAACTTCTGCTTACCCTGGACGGCGGCGAGCGGCTGCTCATCGTCACCGAATATCTGGAACAAGAGCTGCGCATCACCGAAATCCGCAAAAAAATCCAACAAGACGCCCGCGCCAGCACCGACAAAGCACAACGGGAATATGTGCTGCGCGAACAAATGCGCGCCATTCGCAAAGAATTGGGCGAAGAAGGTGAAGACCTGGTCGAGCAGCTGCGCCAGAAGATCGAAGCGGCTGAAATGCCGCCAAACGTGGCCGAACGTGCCCATAAAGAGCTGCAGCGCCTGGAATACCAGGGCCAACAGTCGGCCGAAGCCAGCGTGATTCGCACCTATCTGGAGTGGCTGGTGGAACTGCCCTGGAACAAAACCACCGAAGACAACCTGGACATTCGCCACGTGCGCGCCGTGCTAGACGCCGACCATTACGGCCTGGACGACGTGAAAGAGCGCATCGTGGAGTACGTGGCCGTGCGCAAATTGGCCGGGACCAACATGCGCGGCGCCATCCTGAATCTGAATGGCCCGCCTGGCGTTGGCAAAACGTCCATCGCTACCTCGGTGGCGCGGGCGATGGGGCGGGAAATGATTCGCATTAGCCTGGGCGGCGTGCGCGACGAAGCGGAGATTCGCGGCCACCGGCGCACCTACATCGGCGCGCTGCCGGGGCGGATTATCCGCGCCCTGCGCGACGCCGGCACGCGCAACCCGGTGATTGTGCTGGACGAAATTGACAAAGTGGGCGCAGATTGGCGCGGCGACCCCTCATCGGCGCTGCTGGAAGTGCTGGACCCGGAACAAAACCACAGCTTCAGCGACCATTATCTGGAAGTGCCCTTTGATTTGAGCCAGACGATTTTTATCACCACGTCGAATCAACTTGGCACAATTCCCGCGCCCTTATTGGATCGCATGGAAACCATCACCATGCCGGGTTACATTGAAGACGAAAAGATTGCCATTGCGCAGGGCTATCTTTTGAAGAAGCAGCTTGTGGGCCACGGCTTACACGACGTGGACATTACCATCGAGGATGCTGCCCTCCAGAAAATGCTGCGCCACCACACGCGGGAAGCGGGCGTGCGTCAGTTGGAGCGGTTGATTGGCTCGGTGGTGCGTAAGCTGGCGGTGAAGATTGCCGGTGGGGAGACGGGGCCGTTTGTGGTAACGGCCGTTACCATCGCCGACTTCCTGGGACCCGATAAATTCCACTACGGCATGGCCGAAGAGCAGGACGAAATCGGCGTCGTTACCGGGCTGGCGGTTAACGCCTTTGGCGGTGACACCCTGTCCATTGAAGTCAGCCTGAGCGAAGGCTCCGGCCGCATCACCATGACCGGCTCGCTGGGCGACGTGATGCGCGAATCGGCGCAGGCCGCCCTGACCTATGCGCGGGCCAACGCCCGCGGCCTGGGTCTGGAACCGGCAATTTTTGACCAGGTGAACCTGCATATTCACGTGCCGGAAGGGGCCGTGCCCAAAGATGGCCCCAGCGCCGGCATTGGCATGGCGACGGCGATTATTTCTGCCTTTACGCGGCGGCCGGTGCGCCGCGACATCGCCATGACCGGCGAGGTAACGCTGCGCGGTAAGGTGTTGGCGATTGGCGGGTTGAAGGAAAAGGTGATTGCCGCGCATCGGGCGGGCATCCATACCGTCCTGCTGCCCAAAGACAACGCCAAAGACATCCCCGACCTGCCGGAACGGGTGCGCCAGGATTTAACGCTGATCCCGGTGGGCCACCTGGACCAGGTGCTGCCGATTGCTCTGCTGGAAAGCAATGGGCCGCCGTTTAGCGTGGAAACAAAAGCGGCAGCGTGGATATGCCCGCGCCGCCGGTCAATGGCAGCCACAAGGAACGGGCCATCCACGCCGCCCACGAATAGAGTGCGGGCGTGA
- a CDS encoding lamin tail domain-containing protein produces the protein MPMFRFASIATMILILLTPSVFAQDSEPSPILITEVYYNTPGDDSREEWLELANVGTAVIDLSDYKIGDEETVGGSEGMARFPEGASIAPGQALVVAQTAVGFRALFGHNPDFEIQDTDPTVPNMRTFLVWASGGLALANDGDEVLLVQKTAVRDSLNYGSSTTFFRPAIAGVFTGHSIERVPADCDTNSAADWLPRETPTPGQLTFDGDCLDPAVLAAQQSLPSIGQIQGSGEFSPYINQIVTFRGVVTGAYADRNTKGTTYYTLFVQDAPGDEDGDPATSDGIALFLGRQRPSAQIGDLVRVTGQVTEFFGLTELADTNLEITIEASGHALPAPIALDPPAENDALAAYYEPLEGMRVMVAGAAQVTGPTFSGCGFAVSRPEHAARLVRQQTADGIGRIIPILHTTDVDCAGFPDVKTGDSVSGLVGPLIYHFDQFKLVHQTPDDLQVTAVPFPPLPTPPQPGPQQFNVATINLENHFDALDDTGDDAEPKPSPAEIGIKQAKLASAIGQTLGCPTLVGIQEVEKASLLDGLAQELAATCGFLYDVTHRESPDARGIDLALLSNPNRAQVQAAHLRQTCTDIKTGIADATAVCPTGQSPLFSRPPLQVDLLIDGQPLTVYVNHFKSKLGGEAETEPQRLAHAAHVHALAAAQLAADPAARLIVLGDFNDYELSPTLQTLTADGRLVNLLAQVPLPERYSYVYGGAAQLIDGLLVSPALVEMMTAVTIQHVNADFPDSLGHDLSPTGLSYKSTDHDLPLALFGPQTTEKTSSHWFWLWAIGGVGAVMLLAALVARRRQDR, from the coding sequence ATGCCAATGTTCCGCTTCGCCAGTATCGCAACCATGATCCTGATTTTGCTGACCCCATCGGTTTTCGCGCAGGACAGCGAGCCATCTCCCATCCTCATCACCGAGGTGTATTACAACACGCCCGGCGATGATAGCCGGGAAGAATGGCTGGAACTTGCCAATGTGGGCACGGCCGTTATTGATCTGTCTGACTACAAAATTGGCGACGAGGAGACGGTTGGCGGCAGTGAAGGCATGGCCCGCTTCCCCGAAGGCGCCAGCATTGCTCCCGGCCAGGCATTGGTGGTGGCGCAAACGGCCGTTGGCTTTCGCGCCCTCTTCGGCCACAACCCGGACTTTGAAATTCAGGACACCGACCCCACAGTGCCCAACATGCGCACCTTCCTGGTGTGGGCCAGCGGCGGCCTGGCCCTGGCCAACGATGGCGATGAGGTGCTGCTGGTGCAAAAAACGGCCGTGCGCGACAGCCTGAACTATGGCAGCAGCACCACCTTCTTCCGGCCGGCCATCGCCGGCGTCTTCACCGGCCACAGCATCGAGCGCGTGCCTGCCGACTGCGACACCAACAGCGCCGCCGATTGGCTGCCCCGCGAAACCCCCACCCCCGGCCAACTTACCTTCGACGGCGACTGCCTGGACCCGGCGGTTTTAGCCGCGCAGCAAAGCCTGCCATCCATTGGTCAGATTCAGGGGAGCGGCGAATTTTCGCCCTATATCAACCAAATCGTCACCTTTCGCGGCGTTGTCACCGGCGCTTACGCCGACCGCAACACCAAAGGGACCACCTATTACACCCTGTTTGTCCAAGACGCCCCCGGCGACGAAGACGGCGACCCGGCCACATCCGACGGCATCGCCTTGTTTTTGGGGCGGCAGCGGCCGTCGGCGCAAATAGGCGATCTGGTGCGCGTTACCGGCCAGGTGACGGAATTCTTCGGCCTGACAGAACTGGCCGACACCAACCTGGAAATCACCATCGAAGCCAGCGGCCACGCCCTGCCCGCGCCCATCGCCCTGGACCCACCGGCCGAAAACGACGCCCTGGCTGCCTACTATGAACCATTGGAAGGAATGCGGGTGATGGTGGCAGGCGCGGCGCAGGTGACGGGTCCCACGTTTAGCGGCTGTGGCTTTGCCGTCAGCCGGCCGGAACACGCCGCCCGCCTGGTGCGCCAACAGACCGCCGACGGTATTGGCCGCATCATCCCCATCCTGCACACCACAGACGTAGACTGCGCCGGTTTCCCAGACGTAAAAACCGGCGACAGCGTGAGCGGGTTGGTTGGCCCGCTGATTTACCATTTTGACCAGTTCAAGCTGGTCCACCAGACGCCAGACGATTTGCAGGTAACGGCCGTGCCCTTCCCCCCGCTGCCCACTCCGCCCCAACCCGGTCCACAGCAGTTCAATGTCGCCACCATCAACCTGGAAAACCACTTCGATGCCCTGGACGACACTGGCGACGACGCCGAACCCAAACCCAGCCCGGCCGAAATCGGCATCAAGCAGGCCAAACTGGCGTCAGCCATCGGCCAGACGCTGGGCTGCCCGACGTTGGTTGGCATTCAGGAAGTGGAAAAGGCCAGCCTGTTGGACGGTCTGGCCCAGGAATTGGCGGCCACCTGCGGCTTTCTCTACGATGTGACCCATCGGGAAAGCCCGGACGCGCGTGGCATAGACCTGGCCCTGTTAAGCAACCCTAACCGGGCGCAGGTACAGGCCGCCCACCTGCGCCAGACCTGCACAGACATCAAAACGGGCATAGCAGATGCGACGGCCGTTTGCCCCACCGGCCAATCCCCACTGTTCTCCCGCCCGCCGTTGCAGGTTGATTTGCTCATAGATGGGCAGCCGCTTACCGTTTATGTCAATCATTTCAAATCCAAGTTGGGCGGCGAAGCGGAAACGGAGCCGCAGCGGTTGGCCCACGCCGCCCATGTCCATGCCCTGGCAGCGGCGCAGTTGGCCGCCGACCCGGCGGCGCGGCTGATTGTGTTGGGGGATTTTAATGATTATGAGCTTTCGCCGACGCTGCAAACACTGACGGCCGACGGCCGTCTTGTCAACCTCCTGGCGCAAGTTCCCCTGCCGGAACGATACAGCTACGTCTACGGCGGCGCGGCGCAGTTGATTGATGGCCTGCTGGTTTCCCCGGCGCTGGTGGAAATGATGACGGCCGTTACCATCCAGCACGTCAACGCCGACTTCCCAGACAGCCTGGGCCACGACCTCAGCCCGACCGGACTGTCGTATAAATCTACCGACCACGACCTGCCGCTGGCGCTGTTTGGGCCACAGACCACAGAAAAAACGTCCTCCCATTGGTTTTGGCTGTGGGCGATTGGCGGCGTAGGCGCGGTGATGCTGCTGGCCGCTCTGGTAGCGCGCCGCCGCCAAGATAGGTAA
- the corA gene encoding magnesium/cobalt transporter CorA: protein MIRVLHCQEQAICETGLTLAEVTAVLQSGQGMMWLDMWGESPAESEAVLHDIFHFHPLAIDDALNETHAPKLDDWGDYLYIVLHAIQYNPPDNLDIHLPEVDIFVGRSYLVTYHQQAIAPLERVWAASQTDGRIRKYGISRLLYRLADELMNEHITAVEKIEEELEAIEDEIFNNPDHETLEQLFIQKRRVLQMRRTIGPQRAVFNSLSRNHHAVIDLEAQVFFSDIYDHMIRLYDLMDSLRELSTYSLSTYLSIVNNRMNNVMKTMAIVTALFLPLTFITGFFGMNFFAPTVNTDVWTGWVSFFLMLVTMLLLPFGMFWYIRRRRWL from the coding sequence ATGATTCGGGTTTTGCATTGTCAGGAACAGGCAATTTGTGAAACAGGGCTGACGTTGGCCGAGGTAACGGCCGTGCTGCAATCTGGTCAGGGGATGATGTGGCTGGATATGTGGGGCGAATCGCCGGCCGAAAGTGAAGCTGTTTTGCACGATATTTTCCACTTTCATCCGCTGGCCATAGACGACGCCCTGAACGAGACCCACGCGCCCAAGTTGGATGATTGGGGCGATTATTTGTACATTGTGCTGCACGCCATCCAATACAACCCGCCGGACAATTTGGACATCCATCTGCCAGAGGTGGATATATTTGTGGGGCGCAGTTACCTGGTGACCTATCATCAACAGGCGATTGCGCCGCTGGAACGGGTGTGGGCGGCCAGCCAGACGGATGGCCGCATTCGCAAATATGGCATTTCCCGCCTGCTCTACCGGCTGGCCGACGAGCTGATGAATGAGCATATTACGGCCGTTGAAAAAATCGAAGAAGAGCTGGAAGCAATTGAAGACGAAATCTTCAACAACCCGGACCATGAAACGCTGGAGCAGTTGTTCATCCAAAAACGGCGCGTGCTGCAAATGCGGCGCACCATTGGGCCGCAGCGCGCCGTGTTCAACTCGCTCAGCCGTAACCATCATGCGGTCATTGACCTGGAGGCACAAGTCTTTTTTAGCGATATTTACGACCACATGATACGGCTGTATGATCTGATGGACAGCCTGCGTGAGTTGTCTACCTACTCCCTCAGCACGTACCTGTCCATTGTCAACAACCGCATGAACAATGTAATGAAAACAATGGCAATTGTCACCGCGTTGTTCTTGCCCCTCACGTTCATCACCGGCTTTTTTGGCATGAACTTTTTTGCGCCGACGGTGAACACCGATGTCTGGACTGGCTGGGTCTCGTTTTTCTTAATGCTGGTGACGATGCTGCTGCTGCCGTTTGGGATGTTTTGGTACATCCGGCGGCGGCGCTGGTTGTAA
- the nudC gene encoding NAD(+) diphosphatase — protein MNENFVAAITPPDNQARPALWFLFHRFDMLVFLDEASGAARLPCVVNPASLNLADFMVTRQHYFGYLQDAARTHCFAAELIATADSPALPPGMALLDLRRLFGRLAEASIWLAGRAVQLVDWDRTHQFCGRCGAPTHTAPNERVKQCPNCQHTSYPRLSPAMIVRVTREGANGRPEILLARNRRAKIPMYSVLAGFVEPGETLETCVRREVGEEVGLTVKNIRYFGSQPWPFPNSLMIAFTAEYAGGDLRLEETELVDAGWYSADNLPPYPPALSIAHRLIADFIQQQAGIRR, from the coding sequence ATGAACGAGAATTTTGTCGCCGCTATCACCCCGCCAGATAACCAGGCCAGGCCAGCTCTCTGGTTTTTGTTTCACCGGTTCGACATGCTGGTCTTTCTGGACGAGGCGTCGGGCGCGGCGCGGCTGCCTTGTGTGGTGAATCCGGCGTCATTGAATCTGGCGGACTTTATGGTGACGCGGCAGCATTATTTTGGCTATCTGCAAGATGCTGCCCGTACCCACTGTTTCGCCGCTGAACTGATAGCGACAGCCGATTCGCCGGCCCTGCCGCCGGGCATGGCGCTGCTGGACTTGCGCCGTCTGTTTGGCCGATTGGCTGAGGCGTCTATCTGGCTGGCGGGGCGGGCGGTGCAGTTGGTGGATTGGGACCGCACGCATCAATTTTGTGGGCGCTGTGGCGCGCCCACGCACACCGCGCCCAACGAGCGGGTGAAGCAGTGTCCCAACTGCCAGCATACCAGTTACCCACGCCTGTCGCCGGCGATGATTGTCCGGGTGACGCGGGAGGGGGCAAACGGCCGTCCTGAAATTCTCCTGGCGCGCAACCGACGGGCGAAAATTCCCATGTACAGTGTGCTGGCCGGGTTTGTGGAGCCGGGTGAAACGTTGGAAACGTGTGTGCGCCGCGAAGTGGGCGAAGAGGTGGGGCTGACGGTGAAAAACATTCGTTACTTTGGCAGCCAGCCCTGGCCTTTCCCCAATTCATTGATGATCGCCTTTACGGCCGAGTATGCGGGCGGCGACCTGCGCCTGGAAGAGACAGAATTGGTAGACGCCGGCTGGTATTCGGCAGATAATTTGCCACCCTATCCCCCGGCGCTGAGCATCGCCCATCGGCTGATTGCCGACTTTATTCAACAGCAGGCAGGTATAAGAAGATGA
- a CDS encoding Dabb family protein, whose translation MITHVVMFKLEDGSDASIQRAIEKIHALAGNVPSLRSLEVGQNVIPSARAYDLALIARFDDLAGLEAYRTHPEHLPVLAYMRAVSETSAAVDFES comes from the coding sequence ATGATTACCCATGTGGTGATGTTCAAATTGGAAGACGGCAGCGATGCCAGTATTCAACGCGCGATAGAGAAGATTCACGCTCTGGCGGGCAATGTCCCCTCGCTGCGCAGCCTGGAAGTGGGTCAAAACGTCATACCCTCGGCCCGCGCCTATGACCTGGCGCTGATCGCCCGCTTTGATGACCTGGCCGGGTTGGAGGCGTATCGAACGCATCCAGAACACCTGCCGGTGCTGGCGTATATGCGGGCCGTATCTGAAACATCAGCGGCCGTAGATTTCGAGTCTTAG
- a CDS encoding MerR family transcriptional regulator encodes MTNANKTPSFNLKAVVQETGVKPDTLRAWERRYGLPQPDRTPGRHRLYSQYDIDMLKWLQERQNEGLSISRAVDLWRQLETEGESPFETYSSDAEELAPTSFIGGESVNQLREAWIAACLVFDEQQARQVQAQAFALFPLETVCFELIQNALVAIGIGWYEGRITVQQEHFASALAIRQLEALLNATPPPNRHGRIIIACAPEEQHTFSALLLTLLLRQRSWDVIYLGADVPPDRLETTLASIHPQLLIVTAQTLYTASRLPDIAALARQSSTVMAYGGGVFTAIPELIPHIPAYYLGHDLRAAPQVAEQVMSGSLPQPHAQLASPAYQAALKHFVENRSAMEADILAAMASLNIPIHFLKNANRDLGDNMQAALSLGSINLLDANLEWVHGLLMNFHYRMPEDTMKPYMAAYRQAVETHLDERGRPLRDWFTNIHEAIHR; translated from the coding sequence GTGACAAATGCGAATAAAACCCCTTCCTTTAATTTAAAAGCGGTCGTACAGGAAACCGGCGTCAAGCCAGATACGCTGCGCGCCTGGGAACGGCGTTATGGGTTGCCCCAGCCAGATCGCACACCCGGCCGTCATCGGCTCTATTCACAATACGATATAGACATGCTGAAATGGCTCCAGGAACGGCAAAATGAGGGGTTAAGCATCAGCCGGGCGGTGGACCTATGGCGGCAGCTAGAAACGGAGGGCGAGTCTCCATTTGAAACGTATAGCAGTGATGCTGAGGAACTGGCGCCGACGTCCTTCATCGGTGGTGAGTCAGTTAACCAGCTCCGCGAAGCATGGATCGCCGCCTGCCTGGTGTTCGATGAACAACAGGCAAGGCAAGTTCAGGCGCAGGCATTTGCCTTGTTTCCGCTGGAAACTGTCTGTTTTGAACTGATACAAAATGCTTTGGTGGCTATTGGCATTGGCTGGTACGAGGGACGGATTACAGTGCAGCAAGAGCATTTTGCCTCGGCCCTGGCGATTCGCCAGTTAGAGGCTTTGCTGAATGCCACACCCCCACCAAACAGACACGGCCGTATCATCATTGCCTGTGCCCCCGAAGAACAGCACACCTTTAGCGCCCTGCTGCTCACTTTACTCCTGCGTCAGCGCAGTTGGGATGTCATTTACCTGGGCGCCGACGTGCCGCCAGACCGGCTGGAGACCACTCTGGCCAGCATTCACCCCCAACTGCTCATCGTGACAGCCCAAACGCTGTACACGGCCAGCCGACTGCCAGACATTGCCGCCCTGGCCCGACAGAGCAGCACGGTGATGGCCTATGGTGGCGGTGTATTCACCGCCATTCCCGAGCTTATCCCGCATATACCGGCTTATTATCTGGGGCATGATCTGCGCGCCGCACCCCAGGTCGCGGAACAGGTCATGAGTGGTTCGCTGCCCCAACCTCATGCCCAACTGGCCTCGCCGGCTTACCAGGCGGCGCTCAAACATTTTGTCGAAAACCGGTCCGCCATGGAAGCCGACATCTTAGCAGCGATGGCGTCATTGAATATTCCAATTCATTTCCTGAAGAACGCCAATCGAGACCTGGGGGATAACATGCAGGCTGCGTTGAGTCTGGGCAGCATTAATTTGCTAGACGCCAACCTGGAATGGGTGCATGGTCTATTGATGAATTTTCATTATCGGATGCCAGAAGATACCATGAAACCATACATGGCCGCCTATCGCCAGGCGGTTGAAACACATTTGGACGAACGCGGACGGCCGTTGCGTGATTGGTTTACCAACATCCACGAAGCCATTCACCGTTAA